In Aedes albopictus strain Foshan chromosome 3, AalbF5, whole genome shotgun sequence, the following are encoded in one genomic region:
- the LOC134291833 gene encoding uncharacterized protein LOC134291833 — protein MHPLAYLISFCLLVCYANADVSEIVPKAAATAPIRNHHQPVVTTAAAAKEIQTCLVLTTNLQPNPEANTVLPEHGPVPASSSLDVEIDVAADAEVIKAGGGQLDSSHADYQGPYHYEKPQVPLEYGAPLLPATTEAPALLLPSPEGRNDVFEGDDYLPPAPTSNGNGERGKRHAMLFGRRVLL, from the exons ATGCATCCATTGGCCTATttaatttcgttttgtttgctcgTCTGTTACG CCAACGCCGATGTCAGCGAGATCGTCCCAAAAGCAGCAGCCACAGCCCCCATAAGAAATCATCATCAACCGGTAgtgacgacggcggcggcggcgaaggAAATTCAAACGTGTCTGGTGCTGACCACCAATTTGCAACCCAACCCGGAAGCTAACACTGTCCTGCCGGAACACGGTCCGGTACCGGCTTCGTCGTCGCTGGACGTAGAAATTGACGTCGCTGCCGATGCTGAGGTGATCAAAGCCGGTGGTGGACAGTTGGACAGCAGCCATGCAGACTACCAGGGACCATATCATTACGAAAAGCCACAGGTTCCGCTGGAGTATGGTGCCCCGCTGCTGCCAGCGACGACGGAAGCTCCTGCATTGCTACTACCATCGCCAGAGGGAAGAAACGATGTCTTTGAAGGGGATGATTATTTGCCGCCAGCACCAACTAGCAATGGAAATGGTGAGAGGGGCAAGAGACACGCCATGTTGTTTGGAAGACGTGTGCTGTTGTAG
- the LOC134291832 gene encoding uncharacterized protein LOC134291832 encodes MRSDFTSKWSAECLVRYFTNCLFFCQITIILLQMIDTLENQSDNVYAVVIGITKSSAFLVSTLKLLLIRFYRNPIEDLRHYITNGNVTSGDKGHDKLELRKFNEKSRILIFCIFGLTVIDTVFLSIPNSTTDVALRVPTNPESKPHISLAFRFFFISLLPLGFVPKFFCCMATIGTLLMGMRTNFTMLAHRYRSILKQPFVIDGTDWRRMDRELKETLAHHVQFWRHLKILKNLVGRSFFLVHIFSVLSIGALCYVCQGVGVDFLSLVIIATMAMFMLEYYLFCYFVDSLQDVADCLGDQIFEVCALMPYSKTNHSQYQGFKTALIIAWINTRHGLSMNCVGLFDISTFAFLHLLNIAYTVLTFLIQMSKLQTSD; translated from the exons ATGCGAAGTGACTTCACATCGAAATGGAGCGCGGAGTGCCTCGTTCGTTATTTTACAAATTGCTTGTTCTTTTGTCAAATCACCATCATTCTATTGCAAATGATCGACACATTGGAAAATCAAAGCGACAATGTGTATGCAGTGGTTATCGGGATCACGAAATCCTCAGCGTTCCTCGTCTCAACCCTGAAACTGTTACTGATAAGATTCTACCGGAATCCAATCGAGGATCTTAGGCATTACATCACCAATGGCAACGTTACCTCTGGAGACAAAGGCCACGATAAGCTAGAACTAAGGAAGTTCAACGAAAAGTCTCGAATCCTTATCTTTTGTATCTTCGGCCTCACCGTCATCGATACCGTTTTCCTTTCCATACCGAACTCTACAACGGATGTGGCTTTAAGAGTGCCAACCAACCCAGAATCTAAGCCCCATATCAGTTTAGCATTTCGATTCTTTTTCATAAGTCTTTTGCCGTTGGGCTTCGTGCCGAAATTTTTCTGCTGTATGGCAACCATTGGAACTCTGCTGATGGGAATGCGAACCAATTTTACAATGCTGGCCCATCGCTACCGCTCGATCCTGAAGCAACCGTTCGTGATCGATGGGACTGACTGGAGGAGGATGGATCGCGAATTGAAAGAAACACTAGCTCATCATGTGCAGTTTTGGCG ACATctaaaaatactgaaaaatttgGTCGGGAGAAGCTTCTTTCTGGTCCATATCTTTTCAGTCCTCAGCATAGGTGCGCTGTGCTATGTCTGTCAAGGCGTTGGAGTAGACTTTTTGTCCTTGGTCATCATTGCAACAATGGCAATGTTTATGCTGGAATACTATTTGTTTTGTTACTTCGTAGATTCGCTCCAAGATGTC GCGGACTGTCTCGGCGATCAGATTTTTGAGGTTTGTGCCCTTATGCCCTACAGCAAAACGAATCATTCGCAGTACCAAGGATTCAAGACCGCTTTGATAATAGCATGGATTAATACCCGCCATGGACTGTCCATGAACTGCGTAGGGCTATTTGACATTTCGACATTCGCCTTTCTCCACTTATTGAACATTGCCTACACAGTGCTAACATTTTTGATACAAATGAGTAAGCTTCAAACCAGTGATTGA
- the LOC109621528 gene encoding uncharacterized protein LOC109621528: MVMSVGMRSALGRARNWWSAMKVKVQRFWSDGGPGSNCFWWQDVLLLLVGIQTDLTSKWSAERLVRYFVNCLSTYHVTMILIQTIYALKHQREDVYAVVIGITKAAAFLVSTLKLLLIKLYQKPIENLRHYITNGNITSGDECRDKLELRKFNEKFRVLIFCILGLTVIDIVFLSIPNPATEMVFRLPSHLQPTNPYISFAFRLFFISLLPLDFVPKFFCCMATIGTLLMGMRTNFKMLSHRYGSILNQPFVIDGTDWRRMDRELKETLAQHVEFWRHLKVLKNLVGRSFFLVHFFSVLSIGALCYVCHGFGVNFLAFVIIATMAMFMLEYYLFCHFVDSLQDVADCIGDHIFEICALMPYSKTNHSQYQGFKTDLMIAWINTRHGLSMNCVGLFDISTFAFLRILNIAYTVLTFLIQLSQLETSA; encoded by the exons ATGGTAATGTCTGTCGGAATGCGATCTGCTCTAGGTCGAGCTCGCAACTGGTGGTCTGCGATGAAAGTCAAAGTGCAGCGCTTTTGGTCTGATGGCGGACCGGGTAGTAACTGTTTCTGGTGGCAGGATGTCTTATTGCTGCTTGTAG GAATACAAACTGATTTGACATCGAAGTGGAGCGCTGAGCGCCTCGTTCGCTATTTTGTAAATTGTTTATCCACCTATCACGTCACCATGATTCTAATACAAACAATTTACGCTTTAAAACATCAAAGAGAAGATGTGTATGCCGTGGTTATCGGGATTACGAAAGCCGCAGCCTTCCTCGTTTCAACCCTGAAACTCTTACTGATAAAACTCTATCAGAAACCGATCGAGAATCTTAGACATTACATCACCAATGGCAACATTACCTCTGGAGACGAATGCCGCGACAAGCTTGAACTGAGGAAGTTTAACGAGAAGTTTCGGGTTCTGATCTTTTGCATTTTAGGTCTAACGGTCATCGACATCGTTTTTCTTTCCATACCGAACCCTGCTACGGAAATGGTTTTCCGGCTGCCATCTCATTTACAACCAACTAATCCGTACATCAGTTTTGCCTTTCGGCTCTTTTTCATAAGCCTTTTGCCATTGGACTTCGTGCCAAAATTTTTCTGCTGTATGGCAACCATTGGAACGCTGCTGATGGGGATGCGAACCAATTTTAAAATGCTATCCCATCGTTACGGCTCGATCCTGAATCAACCGTTTGTGATCGATGGGACTGACTGGAGGAGGATGGATCGTGAATTGAAAGAAACACTGGCTCAACATGTAGAGTTTTGGCG ACATCTGAAAGTATTGAAGAACTTGGTCGGGAGAAGCTTTTTTCTTGTCCATTTCTTCTCGGTCCTCAGCATAGGTGCTTTGTGCTACGTCTGTCATGGATTCGGAGTAAACTTTTTGGCCTTTGTGATTATTGCAACGATGGCAATGTTTATGTTGGAATACTATTTGTTTTGCCACTTCGTTGATTCGCTGCAGGATGTT GCAGACTGCATCGGTgatcatatttttgagatttgtgccctGATGCCATACAGCAAAACGAATCACTCACAGTACCAAGGGTTCAAAACTGATTTGATGATAGCATGGATTAATACTCGCCATGGACTGTCCATGAACTGCGTAGGGCTGTTTGACATTTCGACATTCGCTTTTCTACGCATTTTGAACATTGCCTACACAGTGCTAACATTTCTGATACAATTGAGTCAACTTGAAACCAGTGCTTAA